A region of Periophthalmus magnuspinnatus isolate fPerMag1 chromosome 13, fPerMag1.2.pri, whole genome shotgun sequence DNA encodes the following proteins:
- the ccdc92ba gene encoding coiled-coil domain-containing protein 92: MAEDSGLPQQIQSVERSIVFLRQEHLTMLHSLHLEILSLQKRCTELTTELKVKHQGRTKLELQDEEELLELHCRDMENSLHEQDCSIGELRKELTHKGALVGALRANLKQKERHFLEELKRRSHCSTVLHTELQKQTEAAAYLSFQLHAARQKLHHQRMQQRQGLLAKAHNQGAHYDSGQDCLSPQMPSGAPSLAVKPKRKSARVSSRVEWTRECVPMEKVLGPAEPTSMPDPALFLNPRWHRARPRHAVAPAPPPVGVVNEQGTERGGEGPAESQKEAVSSAAVPPAAETKAD; this comes from the exons ATGGCAGAAGACAGTGGCTTACCTCAGCAGATCCAGAGTGTGGAGAGGAGCATAGTGTTTCTTAGACAGGAGCACCTCACAATGTTGCACAGTCTTCATCTGGAAATCCTCTCTCTGCAGAAACGATGTACAG aGTTAACAACTGAGCTAAAGGTGAAACACCAAGGAAGAACGAAGTTAG aGTTACAAGATGAAGAGGAGCTCCTAGAATTACATTGCAGGGACATGGAGAATAGCTTACATGAACAGGATTGTTCTATTGGAGAGCTCCGCAAAGAACTGACTCACAAGGGGGCTTTGGTAGGTGCACTCAGAGCCAACCTCAAACAAAAGGAGCGCCATTTCCTGGAAGAGCTAAAACGCCGTAGCCACTGTTCAACTGTCCTTCATACAGAGTTACAGAAACAAACGGAGGCAGCAGCATATCTCTCCTTCCAGCTGCATGCAGCCAGGCAGAAACTGCATCACCAGCGGATGCAACAGAGGCAAGGCCTACTAGCTAAAGCCCACAATCAGGGTGCTCACTATGACTCAGGACAGGACTGCCTTTCACCTCAGATGCCATCAGGAGCACCCTCTCTTGCAGTTAAGCCAAAGCGGAAGAGTGCAAGAGTGTCCTCCAGAGTGGAGTGGACAAGAGAATGTGTGCCCATGGAGAAAGTCCTGGGTCCAGCAGAGCCAACATCAATGCCTGACCCTGCCCTGTTCCTTAACCCACGATGGCATAGAGCCCGACCAAGGCACGCTGTTGCACCTGCACCTCCACCAGTGGGAGTAGTGAATGAGCAAGGCACTGAGCGTGGTGGGGAGGGGCCTGCAGAGTCCCAGAAAGAAGCAGTTTCTTCAGCTGCAGTGCCCCCTGCTGCAGAGACTAAAGCAGATTAG